In Yersinia enterocolitica subsp. enterocolitica, one DNA window encodes the following:
- the citX gene encoding citrate lyase holo-[acyl-carrier protein] synthase, protein MNTLSPALAANRPISLPELLTSRESRQSRQLAWLSRHQVTLISLTLVAPGAVKDNPLTRKLFALAWQAITALSQQQYWPVLQQEVFPLPTGCEGLIAVDLPAEQVKDAALLLELKHPQGRLWDIDVLDVSGRILSRRDVGLAPRRCLLCHRPANVCARAQTHTIDELLVQMELMLNATSATH, encoded by the coding sequence ATGAATACACTTTCCCCTGCATTAGCCGCTAACCGGCCGATCAGTTTGCCGGAATTGCTGACCAGCCGTGAGTCGCGTCAGAGCCGGCAACTGGCCTGGTTGTCGCGTCATCAAGTTACGTTGATTTCACTGACACTGGTGGCTCCGGGAGCGGTCAAAGATAACCCATTGACTCGCAAGCTGTTTGCCCTGGCGTGGCAGGCCATTACCGCATTGAGCCAACAGCAATATTGGCCGGTGTTACAGCAAGAGGTGTTCCCGCTGCCAACCGGCTGTGAGGGCTTGATAGCGGTTGATTTGCCCGCCGAGCAAGTGAAAGACGCAGCATTGTTGCTGGAGCTAAAGCACCCACAGGGCAGGTTATGGGATATCGATGTGCTGGATGTTTCAGGGCGAATTTTGTCACGCCGTGATGTGGGTTTAGCGCCACGCCGCTGCTTGCTGTGCCATCGTCCAGCTAATGTGTGCGCCCGGGCACAGACGCACACCATTGACGAATTATTGGTTCAGATGGAGTTGATGCTCAATGCTACCTCTGCAACGCACTGA